One Meiothermus sp. QL-1 DNA segment encodes these proteins:
- the rplI gene encoding 50S ribosomal protein L9, which yields MKVILLEPMENLGDVGAVVSVKPGYARNYLLPRGLAVLATESNLKTLEAKIRAQAKKAAERKAEAERLRELLEPITLVLRVKAGEQKIYGSVTSREIAAALEAQHQIHIDPKKLALEKPIKELGSYTIPYKPHPEVPIQLKVSVVAE from the coding sequence ATGAAGGTAATCCTGCTTGAACCCATGGAAAACCTGGGCGATGTGGGGGCAGTGGTGAGCGTGAAGCCCGGCTACGCCCGCAACTACCTTCTGCCCCGTGGGCTCGCGGTTTTGGCCACCGAGAGCAACCTAAAGACCCTGGAGGCCAAAATCCGGGCACAGGCCAAGAAGGCGGCCGAGCGCAAGGCCGAGGCCGAGCGGCTGCGGGAGCTTTTGGAGCCCATCACCCTGGTGCTCAGGGTGAAGGCTGGCGAACAGAAGATTTACGGCTCGGTCACCAGCCGCGAGATTGCCGCGGCCCTCGAGGCCCAGCACCAAATCCACATCGACCCCAAAAAGCTGGCCCTGGAAAAGCCCATCAAAGAGCTGGGCAGCTACACCATCCCCTACAAACCCCACCCCGAGGTACCCATCCAGCTCAAGGTCTCGGTGGTGGCCGAATAA
- the cbiB gene encoding adenosylcobinamide-phosphate synthase CbiB: MAVLLALWLDWRFGEPPTALHPVVWMGRYLGWVGRGLTRLPPRSAFALGAVYWCLGAGLFAGAYGLMAWGLGFLPGWLEPLLAAFFLKPLFAFRMLLDEAWAVEAALGEGLEAGRARLRHLVSRNTAELSESEVREGLLESAAENLSDSVVAPLFWFVLLGLPGAALYRFANTADAMWGYMGAWAWAGRWAARADDLLNWVPARLTAGLLWLGVRGPTWRDLAREARKTPSPNAGWPMAALALALGLRLGKPGVYVLNPRGRPPGQAEVAAGLARVARAGWLGAVLLAGIEAWRHFL, encoded by the coding sequence ATGGCGGTGCTGCTCGCGCTGTGGCTGGACTGGCGCTTCGGCGAGCCCCCGACTGCCTTGCACCCGGTGGTCTGGATGGGCCGCTACCTGGGGTGGGTGGGGCGGGGGTTGACGCGCCTTCCTCCGCGCTCTGCCTTTGCGCTGGGGGCAGTGTACTGGTGCCTGGGGGCGGGGCTTTTTGCGGGGGCCTATGGCCTTATGGCCTGGGGGTTAGGCTTCTTACCCGGGTGGCTCGAGCCCCTTTTAGCAGCCTTTTTCCTGAAGCCGCTCTTCGCCTTCCGCATGCTTTTGGACGAAGCCTGGGCGGTGGAGGCTGCGCTGGGCGAGGGCCTGGAGGCCGGGCGGGCCCGCCTGCGCCACCTGGTCAGCCGCAACACCGCTGAGCTTTCTGAGAGCGAGGTGCGGGAGGGTCTTCTGGAGTCGGCGGCTGAGAACCTCTCGGACTCGGTGGTGGCCCCCCTCTTCTGGTTTGTGCTGCTGGGCCTGCCCGGGGCGGCCCTCTACCGCTTCGCCAACACCGCCGACGCCATGTGGGGGTATATGGGGGCCTGGGCCTGGGCGGGTCGGTGGGCGGCCCGGGCCGACGACCTGCTGAACTGGGTCCCAGCCCGGCTGACCGCCGGACTCCTCTGGCTCGGGGTGCGGGGCCCCACCTGGCGGGACCTGGCCCGCGAAGCCCGCAAGACCCCTTCCCCCAACGCGGGCTGGCCCATGGCCGCGCTGGCCCTGGCCTTGGGCCTGCGCCTGGGCAAGCCTGGGGTGTACGTCCTAAACCCCCGGGGCCGGCCCCCCGGACAGGCCGAGGTGGCCGCCGGGCTGGCCCGGGTGGCCCGCGCTGGCTGGCTGGGTGCTGTGCTCCTGGCCGGAATAGAAGCCTGGCGCCATTTTTTGTAG
- a CDS encoding histidinol-phosphate transaminase gives MIDDVLKPIHGGTDSGPPPRYDFSTNANGLGPNPHALRAIQQADPSRYPDPLYTATHAALACHHGVAPEQVAVGGGTSELIHRLTRLRYLRGPMLILPPTFSEYARAAQPAELPLLKAEDGSQFLRLLPQATLAFLCVPNNPTGEVYDFLFEAAEIADQRQVVLVLDLAYYALCQNPPPLPPTAWRLYSPNKAHGLTGVRAGYLVAPQDLTYFRHIAPSWVLGVHGEAFLRAALEPPSQAWLAETRQRLWQLRAELAQGLRALGLEVQESPANFLLVRVGQATQVALALRARGLRVRDCTSFGLPEWLRLSAQVPEAQQALLEALAEVL, from the coding sequence ATGATTGACGATGTTCTGAAGCCCATCCACGGCGGGACCGACAGCGGCCCCCCGCCCCGTTACGATTTCTCCACCAATGCCAACGGCCTGGGGCCCAACCCTCACGCCCTGCGGGCCATTCAGCAGGCCGACCCCAGCCGCTACCCCGACCCCCTTTACACCGCCACCCATGCCGCCTTGGCCTGCCACCACGGGGTGGCCCCTGAGCAGGTGGCGGTGGGTGGGGGCACCAGCGAGCTCATCCACCGGCTGACCCGGCTGCGCTACCTGCGGGGGCCCATGCTGATCCTACCCCCCACCTTCTCGGAGTACGCCCGCGCGGCCCAGCCCGCCGAGCTGCCCTTGCTCAAGGCCGAGGACGGTTCCCAGTTTCTGCGGCTTTTGCCCCAGGCCACCCTGGCCTTCCTGTGCGTGCCCAACAACCCCACCGGGGAGGTCTACGACTTTCTCTTCGAGGCGGCCGAGATAGCCGACCAGCGGCAGGTGGTGCTGGTGCTCGACCTGGCCTACTACGCCCTCTGCCAAAACCCCCCGCCCCTTCCCCCCACGGCCTGGCGGCTATACAGCCCCAACAAGGCCCACGGCCTGACCGGGGTGCGGGCTGGCTACCTGGTGGCGCCGCAGGACCTCACCTATTTCCGCCACATAGCCCCCTCCTGGGTGCTGGGGGTGCACGGGGAGGCCTTCTTGCGGGCAGCGCTCGAGCCCCCCTCCCAGGCCTGGTTGGCCGAGACCCGGCAGAGGCTCTGGCAGCTCCGGGCCGAGCTGGCCCAGGGTTTGCGCGCGCTGGGCCTCGAGGTCCAGGAAAGCCCGGCCAACTTCCTTCTGGTCCGGGTGGGGCAGGCCACCCAGGTGGCCCTGGCCCTCAGGGCCCGGGGCCTGCGGGTGCGCGACTGCACCAGCTTTGGTCTGCCCGAGTGGCTGCGCCTTTCAGCTCAGGTGCCGGAGGCCCAGCAGGCCCTGCTGGAGGCTTTGGCAGAGGTGCTTTAG
- the lon gene encoding endopeptidase La, which translates to MRLELPVIPLRNTVILPHTTTPVDVGRAKSKRAVEEAMGADRLIFLVTQRDPEVDDPTPGDLYHWGVQAVVKQAMRLPDGTLQVMVEARARAEVKDYIPGPYLRARGEIHAELFTTDETVTRVLVEEIKDAFDKYVANHKSLRLDRYQLEAVRATTDPAVLADTIAYHATWTVAEKQEILELLDLEARLRRVLALLTRDLERFELDKRVAQRVKEQMDTNQREYYLREQMKAIQKELGGEDAYNDLEALRKKIEEVGMPEAVKAKALKELDRLERMQQGSPEATVARTYLDWLTEVPWTKADPEVLDINHTRAILDEDHYGLKDVKERILEYLAVRQLTQGQEVRNRAPILLLVGPPGVGKTSLGRSIARSMNRKFHRISLGGVRDEAEIRGHRRTYIGAMPGKIIHAMKQVGVVNPVILLDEIDKMSSDWRGDPASAMLEVLDPEQNNTFTDHYLDVPYDLSRVFFITTANNLQTIPRPLLDRMEVIEIPGYTNLEKQAIARQYLWPKQRKESGMEGKMEVTDAAIMRVITEYTREAGVRGLERELGKIARKGAKLWLEGAWEGVRTVDAPDLPAYLGIPRFRPDRAETEPQVGTAQGLAWTPVGGTLLTIEVAAVPGSGKLNLTGQLGEVMKESAQAALTYLRAHSAEWGLPEEFHSKYDLHVHVPDGATPKDGPSAGITMATAIASALTRRPARMDVAMTGEVSLRGKVLPIGGVKEKLLAAHQAGIHKVVLPKDNEPQLQELPKEVLEGLEIKLVEDVGEVLRYLLLPEPVMPPVQPGENRQQPGAGA; encoded by the coding sequence ATGCGCCTAGAACTACCAGTCATTCCTCTTCGCAACACGGTCATCCTGCCCCATACCACCACCCCGGTGGACGTGGGGCGGGCTAAAAGCAAGCGCGCCGTAGAAGAAGCCATGGGGGCGGATCGGCTCATCTTCCTGGTGACCCAGCGTGACCCGGAGGTGGACGACCCCACCCCAGGCGACCTCTACCATTGGGGCGTACAGGCCGTGGTCAAGCAGGCCATGCGCCTGCCCGACGGCACCCTGCAGGTCATGGTGGAGGCCCGGGCCCGGGCCGAGGTCAAGGACTACATCCCAGGCCCCTATCTGAGGGCTCGAGGCGAGATCCACGCCGAGCTCTTCACCACGGATGAAACCGTGACCCGGGTGCTGGTAGAAGAGATCAAGGACGCCTTCGACAAGTACGTGGCCAACCACAAATCCCTCAGGCTCGACCGCTACCAGCTCGAGGCCGTGCGGGCCACCACCGACCCGGCTGTTCTGGCCGACACCATCGCCTACCACGCCACCTGGACGGTGGCCGAAAAGCAGGAGATTCTGGAGCTGCTGGACCTAGAAGCCCGGCTCCGGCGGGTACTCGCCCTCCTGACCCGCGACCTCGAGCGCTTTGAGCTCGACAAGCGGGTGGCCCAGCGGGTCAAGGAGCAGATGGACACCAACCAGCGCGAGTACTACCTGCGCGAGCAAATGAAGGCCATCCAGAAGGAGCTGGGCGGAGAGGATGCCTACAACGACCTGGAGGCCCTGCGCAAGAAAATCGAAGAGGTGGGGATGCCCGAGGCGGTCAAGGCCAAGGCCTTGAAGGAGCTGGACCGGCTCGAGCGCATGCAACAGGGCAGCCCCGAGGCCACCGTGGCCCGCACCTACCTCGACTGGCTCACCGAGGTTCCCTGGACCAAGGCCGACCCCGAGGTGCTGGACATCAACCACACCCGGGCCATCCTGGACGAGGACCACTACGGGCTCAAGGACGTCAAAGAGCGCATCCTGGAGTACCTGGCGGTGCGCCAGCTCACCCAGGGCCAGGAGGTGCGCAACCGCGCCCCCATCCTGCTGCTGGTGGGGCCGCCCGGGGTGGGCAAGACCTCGCTGGGCCGGAGCATTGCCCGCAGCATGAACCGCAAATTCCACCGCATCAGCCTGGGCGGGGTGCGCGACGAGGCCGAGATAAGGGGGCACCGCCGCACCTACATCGGGGCCATGCCGGGCAAGATCATCCACGCCATGAAGCAGGTCGGAGTGGTGAACCCGGTTATCCTGCTCGACGAAATCGATAAGATGAGCTCCGACTGGCGGGGCGACCCTGCGAGCGCCATGCTCGAGGTGCTGGACCCCGAGCAGAACAACACCTTCACCGACCACTACCTGGACGTGCCCTACGACCTCTCGCGGGTCTTCTTCATCACCACCGCCAACAACCTCCAAACCATCCCGCGGCCCCTCCTAGACCGCATGGAGGTCATCGAGATTCCCGGCTACACCAACCTGGAAAAACAAGCCATCGCGCGGCAGTACCTCTGGCCCAAGCAGCGCAAGGAGTCGGGCATGGAGGGGAAAATGGAGGTGACCGACGCCGCAATCATGCGGGTCATCACCGAGTACACCCGGGAGGCCGGGGTGCGGGGGCTGGAGCGCGAGCTGGGCAAGATTGCCCGCAAAGGGGCCAAGCTTTGGCTGGAGGGCGCCTGGGAAGGGGTGCGGACGGTGGACGCCCCTGACCTACCCGCCTACCTGGGCATCCCCCGTTTCCGCCCCGACAGGGCCGAGACCGAACCCCAGGTGGGCACCGCCCAGGGCCTGGCCTGGACGCCGGTGGGCGGCACCCTCCTCACCATCGAGGTGGCCGCGGTACCGGGCAGTGGAAAACTCAACCTCACCGGGCAGCTTGGCGAGGTGATGAAGGAGTCGGCCCAGGCCGCCCTCACCTACCTCCGGGCCCACAGCGCCGAGTGGGGCCTGCCCGAGGAGTTCCACAGCAAATACGACCTGCACGTGCACGTGCCCGACGGGGCCACCCCCAAGGATGGCCCCAGCGCGGGGATCACCATGGCCACCGCCATCGCCAGCGCCCTCACCCGCCGCCCGGCCCGCATGGACGTGGCCATGACCGGCGAGGTGAGCCTGAGGGGCAAGGTGCTGCCGATTGGGGGGGTCAAGGAAAAACTTCTGGCCGCCCACCAGGCTGGTATTCACAAGGTGGTGCTGCCCAAGGACAACGAACCCCAGCTCCAGGAGTTGCCCAAGGAGGTGCTGGAAGGGCTAGAGATCAAGCTGGTGGAGGATGTGGGCGAGGTGCTGCGCTACCTTTTGCTGCCCGAACCGGTGATGCCCCCCGTCCAGCCCGGCGAAAACCGGCAGCAGCCCGGGGCCGGCGCCTAA
- the rpsR gene encoding 30S ribosomal protein S18, whose protein sequence is MSKKASNRTAKTERQEKIVRRSRKPKVAAAVGSFDLTDVKNVEILKRFLSETGKILPRRRTGLSAKEQRKLARTIKRARVLGLLPFTEKLVRK, encoded by the coding sequence TTGAGCAAGAAAGCTTCTAACCGTACCGCCAAAACCGAGCGGCAGGAAAAGATTGTTCGCCGCAGCCGCAAGCCCAAAGTGGCCGCTGCAGTAGGCTCGTTTGACCTCACCGACGTGAAGAACGTCGAGATTCTCAAGCGCTTCCTCTCGGAAACGGGGAAGATCCTGCCCCGCCGCCGGACCGGCCTTTCGGCCAAGGAGCAGCGCAAACTGGCCCGCACCATCAAGCGCGCCCGCGTGCTCGGCCTGCTGCCCTTCACCGAGAAGCTGGTCCGCAAGTAG
- a CDS encoding single-stranded DNA-binding protein — protein sequence MARGLNRVTLIGALTQTPELRYTPGGLAVLELNLAGNDLFTDEQGQPREVPWYHRVKLLGRMAEFWNEGLKAGMAVFVDGRLEYRTWEQEGQKRSSLEIRAERVEALNLEGKPNPTLTDARGQERLREGLNMVMLVGNLTRDAELRYTPQGIAVARLGLAVNERYSTRQGGEQEKTHFIEAQAWRELAEYASELKEGEGVFFLGRLVNDSWTAQDGSKRYVTRVELSRLERLARGTARSGGGGSQSAKADGRAGKVDIDEGLEDFPPEEELPF from the coding sequence ATGGCTCGAGGCCTCAACCGCGTTACCCTGATCGGTGCCCTGACCCAAACCCCCGAGCTGCGCTACACCCCCGGGGGGCTGGCGGTGCTGGAACTGAACCTGGCCGGCAACGACCTCTTCACCGACGAGCAGGGCCAACCCCGCGAGGTGCCCTGGTACCACCGGGTCAAGCTCCTGGGCAGGATGGCCGAATTCTGGAACGAGGGCCTGAAGGCCGGCATGGCCGTCTTCGTGGACGGCCGGCTAGAGTACCGCACCTGGGAGCAGGAAGGGCAGAAGCGGAGCAGCCTGGAGATCCGGGCTGAGCGGGTGGAGGCGCTCAACCTGGAGGGCAAGCCCAACCCCACCCTCACCGACGCCCGGGGGCAGGAACGGCTCAGGGAAGGGCTCAACATGGTAATGCTGGTGGGCAACCTGACCCGCGACGCCGAGCTGCGCTACACCCCCCAGGGCATCGCTGTTGCCCGGCTGGGCCTGGCGGTCAACGAACGCTACAGCACGCGCCAGGGTGGCGAACAGGAGAAGACCCATTTCATCGAGGCCCAGGCCTGGCGGGAGCTGGCCGAGTACGCGTCCGAACTCAAAGAAGGGGAAGGGGTATTCTTCCTGGGGCGCCTGGTGAACGACTCCTGGACGGCTCAGGACGGGAGCAAGCGCTACGTTACCCGGGTAGAGCTCTCCCGCCTCGAGCGCCTTGCCCGCGGAACCGCCAGATCAGGTGGGGGCGGTTCCCAGAGTGCGAAAGCCGATGGCCGTGCGGGCAAGGTAGACATCGACGAAGGCCTGGAGGATTTTCCACCTGAGGAGGAGTTACCGTTTTGA